From a region of the Paenibacillus sp. R14(2021) genome:
- a CDS encoding YqzL family protein → MRNFSWKYFTLTGDVEAFLLYREMDEQAKAEAADSDEEGELAAEGDSSF, encoded by the coding sequence ATGCGAAATTTTTCGTGGAAGTATTTTACGCTGACCGGGGATGTAGAGGCTTTCTTGCTGTACAGGGAAATGGACGAGCAGGCCAAAGCAGAAGCTGCTGATTCGGATGAAGAGGGTGAACTTGCGGCCGAAGGTGACAGTTCTTTCTAA
- the recO gene encoding DNA repair protein RecO, which yields MQYRVEGIVIRSMDYGEGNKIITLLTNTHGKIAVIVRGAKKVRSRHGSLSQLFTYGEYLFFRNSGLGTLTHGEIIESHHVLREQLELTAYSSYAAELVDRALQEEDAGSYMFEQLKACLASFAEGKDVMITMQLFEMKILEAAGYGPDFNACVSCGNTVPPMALSARGGGILCSRCRYKDQEALELSDSALKLLRLYRGLDLRRLGNVQVKDDTKKQLKQAMRLLMDMHIGLPLKSRSFLDQLDRYSI from the coding sequence ATGCAGTACCGGGTAGAAGGCATCGTGATCCGAAGCATGGATTACGGAGAAGGCAACAAAATCATTACGCTTCTAACCAATACGCACGGCAAGATCGCAGTCATTGTGCGCGGAGCGAAGAAAGTGCGGAGTCGTCACGGTTCGCTGTCCCAGCTGTTTACCTACGGCGAATATCTTTTTTTCCGAAATAGCGGGCTAGGGACGCTGACGCATGGTGAGATTATCGAATCTCACCATGTTTTGCGTGAGCAGCTGGAGCTCACGGCCTATTCTTCTTACGCGGCGGAACTGGTAGACCGAGCGCTTCAAGAAGAGGATGCTGGTAGCTATATGTTCGAGCAGCTGAAAGCGTGTTTGGCTTCGTTTGCCGAAGGCAAAGATGTTATGATCACAATGCAGCTGTTTGAAATGAAGATTCTCGAAGCGGCCGGCTATGGCCCTGATTTTAACGCCTGTGTTTCTTGCGGCAATACCGTACCTCCGATGGCGCTTAGCGCTAGAGGAGGAGGTATTCTATGCAGCCGGTGCAGATACAAGGATCAGGAAGCGCTGGAGCTTAGCGATAGCGCGCTTAAGCTGCTTCGCTTATACCGGGGGTTGGATTTGCGGCGATTGGGTAATGTTCAGGTCAAGGATGATACGAAAAAGCAGCTGAAGCAGGCCATGCGTCTGCTGATGGATATGCATATTGGATTACCGCTTAAGTCGCGTTCGTTTTTGGATCAGCTGGATCGGTATTCGATTTAA
- the glyQ gene encoding glycine--tRNA ligase subunit alpha has product MNFQNMILTLQQFWAEQNCILVQPYDTEKGAGTMNPMTFLRSIGPEPWNVAYVEPSRRPADGRYGENPNRLYQHHQFQVILKPSPDNIQELYLESLKRLGIDPLHHDIRFVEDNWESPTLGAWGLGWEVWLNGMEITQFTYFQQVGGIDANPVAVEITYGMERLASYIQEKENVFDLEWVNGVSYGDVFLQPEFEHSKYTFETSDTAMLFSLFSMYEEEAKKTMDHKLVFPAYDYVLKCSHTFNLLDARGAISVTERTGYIMRVRNLARACAATYLEERERLGFPLLKKGVIDNG; this is encoded by the coding sequence ATGAATTTTCAAAACATGATTTTGACGCTGCAGCAGTTCTGGGCGGAGCAAAATTGTATTCTGGTGCAGCCGTATGATACGGAGAAAGGTGCAGGTACGATGAATCCGATGACGTTCCTACGTTCGATTGGTCCAGAGCCATGGAACGTAGCTTACGTCGAACCGTCCAGGCGTCCGGCGGACGGACGTTATGGAGAGAACCCGAACCGTTTATACCAGCATCACCAGTTCCAAGTCATCTTGAAGCCGTCGCCGGATAATATTCAAGAGTTGTACCTGGAAAGCTTGAAGCGTCTTGGAATCGATCCGCTTCATCACGATATTCGCTTCGTTGAAGATAACTGGGAGTCGCCGACGCTTGGCGCGTGGGGGCTTGGTTGGGAAGTTTGGCTGAACGGCATGGAAATCACGCAGTTCACCTATTTCCAGCAGGTCGGAGGCATCGACGCGAATCCGGTTGCGGTGGAGATTACGTATGGTATGGAGCGTCTTGCTTCTTACATTCAAGAGAAAGAAAACGTGTTCGATCTGGAGTGGGTGAACGGCGTCAGCTATGGCGATGTGTTCCTGCAGCCTGAGTTCGAGCATTCCAAATATACGTTTGAAACGTCAGATACGGCAATGCTGTTCTCCCTCTTCTCCATGTATGAGGAAGAAGCGAAGAAAACGATGGACCATAAGCTTGTATTCCCGGCATATGATTACGTGCTGAAATGTTCACATACGTTCAACCTGCTGGATGCGCGCGGCGCAATCAGCGTCACGGAGCGTACAGGTTACATTATGCGCGTTCGAAACTTGGCGCGGGCATGCGCGGCTACATATTTGGAGGAGCGCGAACGCCTGGGCTTCCCGCTGCTGAAGAAAGGAGTGATCGACAATGGCTAA
- the glyS gene encoding glycine--tRNA ligase subunit beta, with protein sequence MAKDLLLEIGLEEVPARFVRGAMNQLKEKTAKWLEASRIGHGVIEAYATPRRIAVLVRGVEEKQADVSEEVKGPSRKIALSEQGEWSKAALGFARSQGVEPSEFFFKEVAGVEYVFANKSSIGTVTSDVLPDGLTSLITSMSFPKNMRWGNYDLKFVRPIRWLVALFGDTVIPLEITAVQSGRTTRGHRFLGSDTEISAPSEYVSRLKEQQVIADAAEREALIVEQINGLAAEKGWHIAIKEDLLEEVVFLVEYPNVLFGTFDESFLNIPQEVLITSMREHQRYFPVLDGSGKLLPYFVTVRNGDRTSIENVAKGNEKVLRARLSDAKFFYGEDQKLAIHDALAKLETIVYHEELGTVAEKVRRIVDTAGKLTSALMLDTQTSEDAARTAAICKFDLVTQMVYEFPELQGIMGEDYARKAGEREAVAKAINEHYQPRFAGDRAPASVAGAVVSLADKIDTIVGCFSIGIIPTGSQDPYALRRQAAGIVQIVLSHGLKLPLDTLFNLSIEVHAARGLKRNAADIRKDLYEFFALRVKNVLTEQSIRYDVVDAVMAVGYNDLRQTVDRAAAVTGAAAGERREEFKGVVDALNRVCNLASKAASNDVNASLFVEDVEGALYQSWTSVRDEITSLVEQGAAAEAISKLAGLKTPINAYFDHVMVMAEDEAVRANRLATLAAIAGSVTQVADFSKLVW encoded by the coding sequence ATGGCTAAGGATCTTCTGCTTGAAATCGGACTTGAAGAGGTCCCGGCGCGATTCGTGCGCGGTGCGATGAATCAATTGAAAGAGAAGACGGCCAAATGGCTGGAAGCCAGCCGAATCGGCCACGGTGTAATCGAGGCTTACGCAACGCCTCGCCGCATTGCCGTTCTCGTTCGTGGTGTAGAAGAGAAGCAGGCGGACGTGAGCGAGGAAGTGAAAGGTCCTTCCCGCAAAATCGCGCTAAGCGAGCAAGGCGAGTGGAGTAAAGCGGCACTTGGCTTCGCAAGAAGCCAAGGCGTGGAGCCTTCCGAATTCTTCTTCAAAGAAGTCGCCGGCGTCGAGTATGTATTTGCTAACAAATCCAGCATCGGTACGGTGACAAGCGATGTGCTCCCAGACGGCCTGACCTCGCTCATTACATCAATGTCTTTTCCGAAAAACATGCGCTGGGGCAATTACGATCTGAAGTTCGTTCGCCCGATCCGTTGGTTAGTCGCGTTATTCGGGGATACGGTCATTCCGCTTGAAATTACGGCGGTTCAAAGCGGCAGAACGACGCGCGGTCATCGCTTCCTCGGCAGCGATACAGAGATATCGGCGCCTTCTGAGTATGTATCCCGCCTCAAGGAGCAGCAGGTCATTGCGGATGCAGCCGAACGCGAAGCACTGATCGTCGAGCAGATCAACGGCCTTGCCGCCGAGAAGGGTTGGCATATCGCGATTAAAGAGGATTTGCTGGAGGAAGTCGTTTTCCTCGTTGAGTACCCGAATGTACTGTTCGGAACGTTTGATGAATCATTCCTGAATATTCCGCAGGAAGTCTTGATTACCTCGATGCGCGAGCATCAGCGGTATTTCCCGGTGCTTGACGGCAGCGGCAAGCTTCTTCCTTATTTCGTGACCGTTCGCAACGGCGATCGGACGTCCATCGAGAACGTGGCGAAAGGGAATGAGAAGGTACTGCGCGCGCGTCTGTCCGATGCGAAATTTTTCTATGGCGAAGATCAGAAGCTTGCGATCCACGACGCGCTTGCAAAGCTTGAAACGATCGTTTACCATGAAGAGCTTGGCACGGTTGCGGAGAAAGTCCGCCGGATCGTGGACACGGCTGGCAAATTGACGTCGGCGCTTATGCTTGACACGCAAACCTCGGAAGACGCTGCGCGTACGGCTGCCATTTGCAAATTCGATCTCGTGACGCAAATGGTTTATGAATTCCCTGAGCTTCAGGGCATCATGGGCGAGGATTATGCGCGTAAAGCCGGCGAACGCGAAGCGGTTGCCAAAGCAATCAATGAGCATTACCAGCCGCGTTTTGCGGGCGACCGCGCACCGGCTTCCGTCGCGGGCGCCGTTGTCAGCCTCGCGGACAAAATCGATACGATTGTCGGCTGCTTCTCCATCGGCATCATCCCGACGGGCTCGCAGGATCCGTACGCGCTTCGCCGCCAAGCGGCAGGTATCGTACAGATCGTGTTGTCGCATGGCTTGAAGCTGCCGCTTGATACGTTATTTAATCTCTCTATCGAAGTACATGCTGCGCGAGGTTTGAAACGTAATGCGGCTGATATTCGTAAAGACTTGTACGAATTTTTCGCGCTGCGCGTGAAGAACGTGCTGACCGAGCAAAGCATTCGTTATGATGTCGTCGATGCCGTTATGGCCGTTGGTTATAATGATCTGCGGCAAACGGTTGACCGTGCTGCAGCAGTAACGGGTGCGGCCGCCGGCGAACGCCGCGAAGAATTCAAGGGCGTGGTCGACGCACTTAACCGCGTGTGCAACCTTGCTTCGAAAGCTGCGTCTAATGATGTGAACGCAAGCCTGTTCGTGGAAGATGTCGAAGGCGCGCTGTACCAATCGTGGACTTCGGTGCGCGATGAAATTACTTCGCTTGTCGAGCAAGGCGCGGCAGCAGAAGCCATTTCCAAATTAGCAGGGCTGAAAACACCAATCAATGCGTACTTTGATCATGTCATGGTTATGGCGGAAGACGAGGCCGTACGGGCTAACCGTTTGGCGACACTGGCTGCGATCGCAGGCAGCGTTACGCAAGTGGCGGATTTTTCGAAGCTGGTTTGGTAA
- a CDS encoding pyruvate, water dikinase regulatory protein, which produces MAADTQPEVIIYVVSDSAGDTGELVVRAAVAQFHPIHAEIRRAPFINDEASLEKYVLQAMEDDAILLYTLVLPSLRERMLALASEYDLTAIDLLGSLITSLEEKTERKARQEPGLNHVLDENYFRKVDAVEFAVKYDDMRDTTGILQADIVLVGVSRTSKTPLSMYLAHRQFKVANVPLIPEVGPPPELFQIPKEKVVGLTIDVRYLNGIRKERLKALGLPDSASYAKTERIEFELQYAASIMERIGCLVIDVSHKAVEETASLIMEHIESV; this is translated from the coding sequence ATGGCAGCCGATACACAGCCTGAAGTGATTATTTACGTCGTTTCTGATTCTGCCGGCGATACTGGAGAGCTTGTCGTTCGGGCTGCCGTCGCCCAATTTCATCCAATCCATGCTGAAATTCGCCGTGCGCCTTTTATTAACGACGAAGCTTCGCTTGAGAAATATGTGCTGCAGGCGATGGAGGATGATGCGATCTTGCTGTATACGCTCGTTCTTCCCTCCCTGCGGGAACGCATGCTGGCACTGGCGTCGGAGTATGATTTGACGGCCATTGACCTGCTTGGTTCGCTTATAACAAGCCTGGAAGAGAAGACGGAACGCAAAGCGAGGCAGGAGCCTGGTTTGAACCATGTGCTTGACGAAAACTATTTCCGCAAGGTTGATGCCGTTGAATTCGCCGTGAAGTACGATGATATGCGCGACACGACAGGCATTCTACAAGCGGATATCGTTCTTGTCGGCGTCTCGCGAACGTCCAAGACGCCATTGTCCATGTATCTGGCCCATCGGCAGTTCAAAGTCGCTAACGTTCCGCTTATTCCAGAGGTAGGTCCTCCGCCGGAGCTGTTCCAGATTCCGAAAGAGAAGGTCGTCGGACTTACCATCGACGTTCGTTATTTGAACGGCATCCGCAAGGAAAGGCTGAAAGCACTCGGACTTCCCGACAGCGCGTCGTATGCCAAGACAGAGCGGATTGAGTTTGAATTGCAATACGCGGCATCGATCATGGAACGAATCGGCTGTCTTGTTATCGATGTTTCGCATAAAGCGGTGGAAGAAACGGCAAGCCTCATCATGGAGCATATTGAATCCGTATGA
- a CDS encoding YaiI/YqxD family protein has product MNAGSTIVVDADACPVKREIVEAARKFDVPVLMVASHDHRLQAESGVSIMQVDRSDQSVDLYIVNHIKRGDIVVTQDFGLATIVLAKGAIALSPRGQQYDDLNIDYLMERRHELAKQRRSGGRTKGPKAMTGEDRIRFQHNLTKVLLSRQENAEP; this is encoded by the coding sequence ATGAACGCAGGATCAACGATTGTGGTTGACGCAGATGCTTGTCCCGTGAAACGGGAAATTGTCGAAGCGGCTCGAAAGTTCGACGTGCCGGTTCTTATGGTCGCCTCGCATGATCACCGTCTGCAGGCGGAGAGCGGTGTTTCGATTATGCAGGTTGACCGGAGCGATCAGTCGGTGGATCTGTATATTGTCAATCATATCAAGCGCGGCGATATTGTCGTGACGCAGGATTTTGGGTTGGCCACGATCGTGCTTGCCAAAGGAGCGATCGCGCTTTCGCCAAGAGGCCAGCAGTATGATGACCTTAATATCGATTACTTGATGGAACGCCGGCATGAACTGGCTAAGCAGCGCAGGAGCGGCGGCAGAACGAAAGGGCCCAAAGCCATGACAGGCGAGGACCGCATAAGGTTTCAGCATAATCTGACAAAAGTTTTGTTATCTCGGCAGGAGAATGCGGAACCGTAG
- the dnaG gene encoding DNA primase: MAYGKIPDSVIEAVLKHHDIVETVGKYVHLSKHGKYMKGLCPFHSEKTPSFTVTPEKGIFYCYGCGKGGNAIKFIEEIEEYSFPEAVRLLAEEAGIPYTWSGAQEGASVEGNAERDKLIQAHELAAKLYHYLLMNTTYGQPALQYLRSRGVTDKQIDQFVIGYAPPEWDTLARFLEKREFSSALMEKGGLLIGKQDKSGYIDRFRDRVMFPIWNRDGKVIALAGRMLGEGQPKYLNSPETMLFNKSRNLYNFHQARPAMRKSRRVVLFEGYMDVIKAWSAGVSNGVASMGTALTDDHASFLQRNVEEAVICYDGDNAGQAAALKTIPILEKAGLRVQVAILPKGMDPDEYIEEHGAQAFMRETIEHPVSATKFKLLYAKKNHILLEEEGQKNYLLEAVRIIAVLDSPTEREFYLKELSREFDMSLDSLKQDCFAQRQQLQKMKPQRDNNDNSWNNGRNENRENRRTSSAPPILPAYQVAERKLLAQMLLDADVANTVHQKLGEAFNVEDHAALAAYLYAYYAQGHDPDISRFIASLQDDRLERTAASIMMMDDEIPFNEHLLTEYVNEIVKVPKLREIEEKKETMVRAERSGDMLKAAQIASEIIALERQLKGR; the protein is encoded by the coding sequence ATGGCTTACGGGAAAATACCGGATTCCGTCATTGAAGCGGTGCTGAAGCATCACGACATTGTTGAAACGGTAGGAAAGTACGTTCACCTCTCGAAGCACGGGAAATACATGAAGGGGCTTTGCCCATTTCATTCAGAGAAGACGCCGTCTTTCACGGTTACGCCGGAGAAGGGCATCTTCTATTGTTACGGGTGCGGCAAAGGCGGCAATGCGATCAAGTTTATCGAGGAGATTGAAGAATATTCGTTTCCTGAGGCTGTGCGGCTTTTAGCCGAAGAAGCAGGTATTCCATATACCTGGTCGGGTGCTCAAGAGGGTGCCAGCGTCGAAGGGAATGCGGAACGAGATAAGCTTATTCAAGCGCATGAGCTTGCTGCCAAGTTGTATCATTACTTGCTCATGAATACGACATACGGCCAGCCAGCCTTACAGTACTTGCGATCCCGCGGCGTTACGGACAAGCAGATTGATCAGTTTGTTATCGGTTATGCGCCTCCGGAATGGGACACGCTTGCTCGCTTTCTGGAGAAGAGGGAGTTCAGCTCCGCGTTAATGGAGAAGGGCGGTCTTTTGATCGGGAAGCAGGATAAGAGCGGTTATATTGATCGGTTTCGGGACAGAGTGATGTTCCCAATCTGGAATCGTGACGGCAAAGTGATCGCGCTGGCCGGCAGGATGCTTGGCGAGGGACAGCCCAAATATTTGAACTCTCCGGAGACGATGCTGTTCAACAAAAGCCGTAATTTATATAACTTTCATCAAGCCAGACCGGCAATGCGCAAGAGCAGGCGCGTTGTTTTGTTTGAAGGTTATATGGACGTTATAAAAGCGTGGAGCGCCGGCGTCAGCAACGGAGTTGCCTCGATGGGCACGGCGTTGACCGACGATCATGCCTCGTTCCTGCAGCGTAATGTGGAAGAGGCGGTTATTTGCTACGACGGTGATAATGCCGGACAAGCCGCGGCGCTGAAGACGATTCCCATCCTTGAAAAAGCGGGGCTGCGCGTTCAAGTGGCCATACTGCCGAAAGGGATGGATCCGGATGAATACATCGAAGAGCACGGCGCCCAGGCGTTCATGCGCGAAACGATCGAGCATCCGGTGTCTGCCACAAAATTTAAATTACTATATGCTAAGAAAAACCATATACTCCTAGAAGAAGAAGGACAGAAGAATTACTTGCTCGAAGCCGTACGCATCATAGCCGTGCTGGATTCTCCTACAGAGCGGGAATTTTATTTAAAAGAGCTGTCCCGTGAGTTCGATATGTCCCTGGATTCATTGAAGCAGGACTGCTTTGCGCAGCGCCAGCAGCTTCAAAAAATGAAGCCGCAAAGGGATAATAACGACAATTCGTGGAATAATGGTAGGAATGAAAACCGTGAAAACCGTCGTACGTCCTCTGCACCGCCGATACTGCCTGCTTATCAGGTAGCTGAGCGCAAGCTGCTTGCGCAAATGCTGCTGGATGCGGACGTAGCGAATACGGTGCACCAGAAGCTCGGAGAGGCTTTTAATGTAGAGGATCACGCAGCGCTTGCTGCTTACCTATATGCTTATTACGCGCAAGGCCATGATCCGGATATAAGCCGGTTTATTGCATCACTCCAGGATGACCGTCTTGAACGAACAGCCGCTTCCATCATGATGATGGACGATGAAATTCCTTTTAACGAACACCTGCTCACAGAGTATGTGAATGAAATTGTGAAGGTGCCCAAGCTTCGAGAAATCGAGGAGAAGAAGGAAACGATGGTACGAGCGGAGCGTTCCGGCGACATGCTGAAAGCGGCACAAATTGCAAGTGAGATTATAGCCCTAGAGAGACAGCTTAAAGGTCGGTAG
- the rpoD gene encoding RNA polymerase sigma factor RpoD yields the protein MANDQHTELDTEQKLELVKDQLIEHGKKRSSLTYKEIMEKLSPFDQDPEQIDEFFEQLDDIGIEVVNENDEDLPISNRDDQEREREHDDFNFDDDLALPPGIKINDPVRMYLKEIGRVPLLSADDEVELAKRIELGDEEAKRRLAEANLRLVVSIAKRYVGRGMLFLDLIQEGNMGLIKAVEKFDHTKGYKFSTYATWWIRQAITRAIADQARTIRIPVHMVETINKLVRVSRQLLQELGREPSPEEIAAEMDLSTEKVREIMKIAQEPVSLETPIGEEDDSHLGDFIEDQEALAPADAAAYELLKEQLEDVLDTLTEREENVLRLRFGLDDGRTRTLEEVGKVFGVTRERIRQIEAKALRKLRHPSRSKRLKDFLE from the coding sequence ATGGCGAATGATCAACATACTGAATTGGATACAGAACAGAAGCTGGAGCTCGTTAAAGATCAACTGATTGAACATGGGAAGAAGAGATCCTCCTTAACGTACAAAGAGATCATGGAGAAGCTTTCACCTTTTGATCAGGATCCGGAACAAATCGATGAGTTTTTTGAGCAGCTTGACGATATCGGCATTGAAGTGGTTAATGAAAACGACGAAGATCTTCCGATTAGCAATAGGGATGATCAGGAACGTGAACGTGAACATGACGACTTCAATTTCGATGATGATCTGGCGCTGCCGCCCGGCATAAAAATAAACGATCCCGTTCGGATGTACTTGAAGGAAATCGGACGTGTGCCTCTTCTGTCAGCGGACGATGAGGTTGAACTGGCGAAACGGATTGAGCTTGGGGATGAAGAAGCGAAGCGCAGACTGGCGGAAGCCAACTTGCGGCTCGTTGTGAGTATCGCGAAGCGCTATGTCGGCCGCGGCATGCTGTTCTTGGATTTAATCCAAGAAGGCAACATGGGTCTGATCAAAGCCGTTGAGAAGTTTGACCATACAAAGGGCTATAAGTTCAGTACGTATGCCACTTGGTGGATTAGACAAGCGATCACGCGCGCGATTGCGGACCAAGCCCGGACAATTCGGATTCCGGTTCATATGGTGGAAACCATTAATAAGCTGGTACGGGTATCCCGTCAGCTGCTTCAGGAGCTAGGCCGCGAGCCGAGTCCGGAAGAAATTGCAGCCGAGATGGATCTTAGCACGGAGAAAGTTCGGGAGATCATGAAGATTGCTCAAGAACCGGTATCGTTGGAAACGCCGATTGGGGAAGAAGACGATTCGCACTTGGGTGATTTCATCGAGGATCAGGAGGCGCTCGCTCCGGCAGATGCTGCGGCGTACGAGCTCTTGAAGGAGCAGCTGGAGGACGTGCTGGATACACTCACCGAGCGTGAGGAGAACGTGCTTCGTCTTCGTTTCGGTCTTGATGACGGTCGTACCCGTACGCTCGAGGAAGTCGGCAAAGTATTCGGCGTAACGCGTGAGCGGATTCGTCAGATCGAAGCGAAAGCACTGCGCAAGCTGCGTCATCCTTCCCGCAGCAAACGATTGAAGGATTTTCTTGAATAA
- a CDS encoding class I SAM-dependent methyltransferase, giving the protein MIKLSKRLQIIADYVTAGARMADIGSDHAMLPVYLLQAGKCPSAIAGELNTGPFQAAKKQIAEAGLTKVIAARQGNGLAVLTPGEADTVTIAGMGGALMVEILEAGRSAGKLAGVRELVLQPNVGEELVRKWLVLHGYVLQAETILEEDGRIYEVLHALSASHSPSSIRNEDVYDPAFLQTAMDTERKREWLYRMGPYLLRERAELLHDKWQHEHGKLQRICSQLAQSGLAESRDKEVQLREEMNAIQEVLSCLRTAKPSSSF; this is encoded by the coding sequence ATGATAAAGTTATCAAAACGATTGCAAATAATTGCTGATTACGTAACGGCTGGCGCTCGTATGGCGGATATAGGCTCCGATCATGCGATGCTGCCCGTTTATCTACTACAAGCCGGCAAATGCCCATCGGCTATTGCCGGAGAACTGAATACCGGCCCGTTCCAAGCGGCGAAAAAACAGATCGCCGAGGCGGGATTGACGAAAGTCATAGCGGCTAGACAAGGAAACGGACTTGCCGTACTTACGCCCGGCGAAGCGGATACGGTCACGATTGCCGGCATGGGCGGCGCACTGATGGTTGAAATATTGGAAGCTGGCCGCAGCGCAGGGAAATTGGCAGGTGTTAGAGAGCTCGTGCTTCAGCCGAACGTTGGTGAAGAGTTGGTTCGCAAATGGCTTGTCCTGCATGGCTATGTCCTTCAAGCAGAAACAATTTTGGAAGAAGACGGCCGCATTTACGAAGTGCTTCATGCTTTATCCGCTTCGCATAGTCCGTCAAGTATCCGGAATGAAGACGTGTATGATCCTGCCTTCCTGCAGACAGCGATGGATACGGAGCGCAAGCGCGAATGGTTGTACCGTATGGGCCCTTACCTGCTTCGAGAGCGGGCCGAACTGCTCCACGATAAGTGGCAGCATGAGCATGGGAAGCTGCAGCGCATCTGCAGTCAGCTTGCACAGTCCGGACTTGCAGAGTCTCGGGACAAAGAAGTACAGCTGCGCGAAGAAATGAATGCCATTCAGGAGGTGCTGTCATGTTTGCGAACGGCCAAACCGTCGTCCAGCTTCTAG
- a CDS encoding Nif3-like dinuclear metal center hexameric protein produces the protein MFANGQTVVQLLEQLAPKHIAMENDKIGLQLGTLQKEVTRVLVALDVTPEVVDEAIAAGAELIVAHHAIIYRPLAKLDTSTPAGKLYEKLIKNDIAVYIAHTNLDVADGGINDWMADMLGVPSEGRSALEDVHTDKMFKLVVFVPKTHHEVVLQAIWNAGAGAIGGYSHCSFNIEGVGTFKPGEQAQPFIGEAGLLERVEEVRIETIVPASVQRKVVQAMLKTHPYEEVAYDLYPVELKGRVFGLGRVGKLPAPIKLQELAERAKAAFDVPALRLVGDPEREVRKVAVLGGSGSRYVRHATFAGADVLVTGDIDYHTAHDALAAGISIIDPGHNIEKLMKPRLADWLRNELKQRKYATETIASLIDTEPFKFV, from the coding sequence ATGTTTGCGAACGGCCAAACCGTCGTCCAGCTTCTAGAGCAGCTGGCCCCTAAACATATTGCCATGGAGAACGACAAAATCGGCTTGCAGCTAGGGACGCTCCAGAAGGAAGTGACCCGCGTATTGGTTGCGCTGGATGTGACGCCTGAAGTTGTCGATGAAGCGATTGCCGCAGGAGCGGAGCTGATTGTCGCCCATCACGCTATTATTTACCGTCCGCTTGCGAAACTCGATACGTCGACGCCCGCAGGCAAATTGTACGAGAAGTTGATCAAGAACGATATTGCAGTTTATATCGCGCACACCAACCTCGACGTTGCTGACGGCGGCATTAACGATTGGATGGCGGATATGCTAGGCGTCCCTTCGGAAGGACGGTCCGCGCTTGAGGATGTTCATACGGATAAGATGTTCAAGCTGGTTGTGTTCGTCCCCAAGACGCATCATGAGGTGGTGCTGCAAGCGATTTGGAATGCGGGAGCTGGCGCAATTGGGGGCTACAGCCACTGCAGCTTCAACATCGAGGGCGTAGGGACATTCAAGCCGGGGGAGCAAGCGCAGCCGTTCATCGGAGAAGCAGGGCTTCTCGAGCGCGTCGAGGAAGTCAGAATCGAGACCATCGTGCCGGCCAGCGTACAGCGCAAAGTCGTGCAAGCGATGTTGAAGACGCATCCCTACGAAGAAGTCGCCTACGACTTGTACCCCGTCGAGCTTAAGGGACGCGTGTTCGGTCTTGGCCGCGTCGGCAAGCTTCCGGCGCCGATCAAGCTACAGGAGCTTGCGGAGCGGGCGAAAGCGGCGTTTGATGTGCCTGCGCTCCGACTTGTCGGCGACCCGGAGCGTGAAGTGCGTAAGGTGGCCGTACTGGGCGGATCGGGCTCCAGATATGTGCGACATGCCACCTTCGCCGGAGCGGACGTGCTTGTTACGGGCGACATCGATTATCATACGGCTCATGATGCTTTGGCTGCGGGAATTTCGATTATCGATCCGGGCCACAACATCGAGAAGTTAATGAAGCCGCGGCTGGCGGATTGGCTGCGAAACGAGCTCAAACAGCGCAAGTATGCGACGGAGACGATTGCCTCGCTAATCGATACGGAGCCGTTTAAATTCGTGTAG